GCGAGTCCGGCATCAATTCGTGCGGATAATCGGGGAGCTAAGTCTTTCCCCAGACTTGTATTGCCGATAAATACTATAGAGCCGTTTACATTTTTAATATATTCCGACAGAATTTTAGAATAACCGCTTGGAGAATAGTCCTTCAGTTCCGCATTTTTTATATGAGTTACATTGTGAATTCCAAATCCTCCAACCTGATCAAGATTTTCGATTTCATTACCGATTACAACAGCTTCGGATTCGAATGATAGTTTAGCAGCAAACTCTGATGCGGCTTTAACTGCTTCCAAAGACGCTTTCTTGATCTGCCCGTTTCTCTGTTCAAGTATTGCAATTATTTTATTCATTTGTCACCTCTATATTACCTTTGCTTCTTCGCGAAGCAGTCTTACCAATTCCGGAACCGCCGAAGCATCGGTGCCTATTATTTTCCCTGCCTGTTTAGGAGCAGGTCTTTTCATTCCTACTATTTCAACAAAATTAGCCGCAGCAGTTATTGTCTTTTCTGCTATTACTTTTTTCTTTGCAGCCATAATTCCTTTTAACGATGCATATCTCGGCTCGTTCAATCCTTTTTGTGCGGTTATTACTGCCGGAAGAGAGGATTCTACAACTTCTTTTCCCCCTTCTATCTCACGCTCGGCCGTAATTTTTTGCCCGTCCAGAGTAAATCCAACAACAACTGAAATACAATTATAACCGAGTATTTCAGACGTAATCTGTCCAACAACAGAATTATCGAAATCAACTGATTGTTTCCCGAAGAAAACCAATTCGGCATTCTGATTTTTTATTTCCTCTGCAAGAGCTTTTGCGACTGCCAGAGAGTCCCTGTAGGAATCGTCTTTAAGAAGAACGGCTTCGTCAACTCCCATTGCAAGAGCTTTACGAAGAGTTTCCTTATTTGCTTCACCGCCAAGACTGATAGCAACTGTCTCGCCTCCGGTTTTTTCCTTGGTCTTCAATGCTTCTTCAATTGCAAATTCATCGTAAGGATTCAACACATATGTTACACCGGCAGGGTCGATTCCTTTACCCTCGCTTGAAATATTTATTTTTGCGGCTGTATCCGGTACATGACTAATACAAACAGCAATTTTCATCAATCCTCCCTGAAAAAATTAAATAATATTACTGTTTTCGATTTTCGAGCTGCAATATAATCAAAATTTATTTTTAGGGAGCAATTTTATAACTTGTCGTTGTAAATGGGAACTCTTATGCAGACAGAAAAACCTGAAGGAATTATAGAGCCCGATATAACAAACGAATCCACTACCGGAATTCCGTACAAGGTAATTCTTTTTAACGATGATGTTCATTCATTCGATGAAGTGATAAATCAACTTATGATCGCAATAAACTGCAGTTTTGAACATGCGCGTGCCCTGGCATTTGAAACTCATGTGAAGGGTAAATCCGTCGTTTTCACTGGCGACCTCGCAAAGTGTCTGAAAGTTTCTTCCGTTCTTGAGGAAATAGCTCTCCATACGCAGATTATTTCATAACATAAATCCTCCTTTTAGCGGTTTCTGGTTTTATAAAGTAATTATTCAAATGAAAATGGTTATATTTGAACCCCATTTTTTCTAATTGTTAAGAGATATAAATGCAGATTGGTTTAGTAGGGCTCCAATTTTCCGGAAAAACATCGCTTTTTAACACTTTATCAAAAGGGGCTACCCATTCACCAGGTCAGAAGGATGAAGCTTCCATTGAAGTTGTTAAAATCCCGGATGAGAGACTTGATAAGCTTTCAAAAATTTTCAATCCTAAAAAACAGGTGAACGCTACTATCGAAGTCTTTGATATCCCCGGCTTAAGAATGTCTGAAGATAATAAAGTTAAGATCACCTCCGGTTTCCTTAATAGCGTCCGGAATAACGATGCGCTCTTTTATATTGTCAGGGCTTTTAAGGACGATTCTGTCCCTCACCCTATGAATAGTATCAATCCTCTTAGGGATATCGAATTTCTTGAGACGGAATTTTTACTTTCCGATCTAGCGTTCCTGGAGAATCGTTTAGAGAAATTGAAAAAAGATCTTCAGAAATCGAAAGATGAAAAGCTGAAAAGAGAAATACCGTTAATTGAAAAGTGTTTTGCACATTGCGAAAAGGAATTACCGCTAAGGACTCTCATTCTTGATGAAAATGATCTTAAAATTCTCGGCGGATATCAGCTCTTAACTTTGAAGCCACTCGCTATTGCAGTTAATTATGATGAATCATCCATCCCCTTAGTTGATCAGGAAGTAAAAAACCTGAAAGATAATCTTCAGAAATCGGGTGCGATGGTTATTCCGTTCTTTGCAAAAATTGAACTGGAACTTTCACAGATGAGCGAAGAGGATCAAGCCGTCTTCATGCAGGATTACGGTATCTCCGAATCCGCCCTTGCAAAAATTTTGAGAACATCTTACGAAATACTTGGACTTCAATCCTTCTTTACGGTTGGCGAGGATGAATGCCGTGCCTGGACGATTAAGAAAAATTATAATGCGCAGCAGGCTGCTGGTGTTATTCATACCGACTTTTTCAATCGGTTTATTAGAGCTGAAGTAGTTCATTACGAGGATTTTCTTCAGCATGGATCTTTTAATAAATGTAAAGAAGCAGGTTCATGGCGTCTCGAAGGGAAAGAATATATAGTTAAGGATGGAGATATTCTTAACATTAGACATAATTGAAAGGAATTTCATTGAAAGTAGAAAACATTCGTAATCTTGCGATAATTGCTCATGTTGATCATGGCAAAACAACTTTAGTCGATTATATGCTTAAGCAGACAGGTGTTTGGAGAGCTAACCAGCAGGTTGATACCAGAATTATGGATTCCAATCAGCTGGAAAAGGAACGTGGAATTACCATACTTGCCAAGAACTGCAGCATTAATTATAAAGGGATTAAAATCAACATTGTAGATACACCCGGCCACGCCGATTTCGGCGGGGAAGTCGAACGGACTTTAAGAATGGTCAACGGTGTTCTCCTGCTTGTAGATGCTGCGGAAGGCCCTCTCCCTCAAACAAAATTTGTTCTTAAGAAATCTCTCGACCTCGGATTGAAACCGATTGTTGTTATAAATAAAATTGACAGAAAGGATGCCCGGCCAAATCAGGTTCTCAATGAAGTATTCGATCTTTTTGTTTCGCTCGGCGCAAATGATGAGCAACTCGATTTCCCGTTCGTTTTTGCAATTGCAAAACAGGGAATTGCCAAACTTCAGCTCGAGGATGAGAGAAGCGACTTGGAAGTCCTTCTCGAACAGATTGTTAAGCACGTTCCGCCTCCGACAATTACTGACGAGCCGTTCAGAATGCTAGTGTCGGCTATTGATTATAACGATTATCTCGGAAGAATTGGAATCGGAAGAGTCCACAGCGGAAAATTATCCGTCGGGGACCAGATAACTCTCATTACGCGCGAAGGGGAAAAATTTAATTCGAAGATCTCAAGGCTCTATACTTTTGAAAATATTAAGAGGGTGGAAGTTGATGAATTAAGCGCCGGCGATATAGGTGCCTTCGCAGGATTCGAAGATGTTGACATTGGAAATACTATCTGCAACCCCGCATTTACTGAACCTTTGCCCTTTGTTGCCATTGATGAACCGACTCTTACTATGAATTTTATTGTAAACAATTCACCGTTTGCAGGGCTGGAAGGGAAATATGTTACAACAAGAAATTTGAGTGAAAGACTTTCCAAGGAATTAAAAACGAATGTCTCTCTGCGTGTGGAAATGACCCAATCTCCGGATGTTTTCAAAGTTAGCGGAAGGGGAGAACTTCATCTGGCTATCCTTGTCGAAAATATGCGAAGAGAAGGGTATGAACTTCAGCTGAGCAAACCTGAAGTGATTATGAAAAAGATTGATGATGTGCTTTGCGAACCGTTCGAACACGTCATCATCGATGTGCCCGAAGAGTTTGTCGGCGTCGTTATTGAAAAACTGGGCAAGCGAAAAGGTGAAATGAAAAATATGATTTCATTTAATGATAATACGCGGCTCGAATTCTTAATCCCTGCAAGGGGACTTATCGGATACCGTTCGGAATTCATGACGGACACGAAAGGTACAGGAATACTTCATCACAATTTCCACGGATATGAACCATTCAAAGGTGAAATAAGTAATAGAACACGGGGTGCTCTTATCTCTATGGAAAGCGGAGTCGCCTCCGCATATGCTATGTGGAAACTTCAGGAAAGGACTCTCTTCTTTATTGAACCGGGTATTAAAGTTTATGAAGGAATGGTTGTAGGTGAAAATTCCAGGGACAACGATATGAGGATCAATGTTTGTAAAACCAAACAACTTACAAATATGAGAGCCTCAGGAGCCGACGAAGCTATCCGTCTGGAACCGCCCCGTTTATTAAGTCTCGAAACTGCTATTGAATGGATTAATGATGATGAATATGTTGAAGTTACGCCGCAGAATATCAGAGTTAGAAAAAAGTATTTAACAGAACTCGACCGTAAAAATGCCCGGCTTGCGGAGAAACAATCCGCTGGTTAAATTCTAAATGAAATTTTTGATTAAATGTGAGGTGTTATGAAAGCCATAGATGGTTTAGCCCCGGCGGTTCTATGGAATCGATTCTATGAAATCTCTCAGATTCCCCGTCCATCTAAACATGAGGAGAGAATTCGGCTCTACCTGAGAAACTTTGCCGGCACTAATAATCTTGAATTTAGAGAAGATAAAGTGGGTAATATTGTGATCACAATTCCCCCTAAACCCGGATTTGAAAACGTACCCGGCATTGTTCTTCAAAGCCATGTTGATATGGTCTGTGAAAAAAATAAAAATACTGACCACGATTTTTATAACGACCCGATTAATCTTGTTAGGGATGGTGAATGGATTAAAGCCGATGGAACCACTCTCGGTGCCGATAACGGTATCGGTGTTGCCGCAGCTCTCGCTATTGCAACCGATAACCATTTTAATCATGGTCCTATTGAATTACTCTTTACCGTTGATGAAGAGACAGGATTAACCGGCGCTAATAATCTTGAACCCGGTTTTATTAAGGGTAAATTCCTGTTGAATCTAGATACCGAGGAAGACGGATTTTATTATGTAGGCTGTGCCGGTGGTATGGATACAATGGGATCATTTAAAATCGAATCGGTTCAAATCGATGATTCATGGTTGCCCTATACTATTTTTGTCAGCGGCTTAAAAGGAGGACATTCCGGAATAAATATTTCTGATAAAAGAGCAAACGCAATTAAACTGCTTGCTCTCCTTCTTAATAAATTAAAAGTGATTGATTATTATGTCGTTATTATCTCAGGCGGTTCCAAAAGAAATGCCATTGCAAGAGAAGCTGAAGCTCAGATTCTGATTAAAAGTGAATATGAAGCAGTATTGCGCGAAAAAATAAACGAGTTCTCACTTGAATCGGTCCTTGAATTCAAATCGACCGACCGCGACTTAAAGATTACATTTGAAAAATCTGAAAGCGGAAAAACAGGAACAGTCTATACAAAGGATTTCACAAAT
This window of the Melioribacteraceae bacterium genome carries:
- a CDS encoding electron transfer flavoprotein subunit beta/FixA family protein, which gives rise to MKIAVCISHVPDTAAKINISSEGKGIDPAGVTYVLNPYDEFAIEEALKTKEKTGGETVAISLGGEANKETLRKALAMGVDEAVLLKDDSYRDSLAVAKALAEEIKNQNAELVFFGKQSVDFDNSVVGQITSEILGYNCISVVVGFTLDGQKITAEREIEGGKEVVESSLPAVITAQKGLNEPRYASLKGIMAAKKKVIAEKTITAAANFVEIVGMKRPAPKQAGKIIGTDASAVPELVRLLREEAKVI
- a CDS encoding ATP-dependent Clp protease adaptor ClpS, translating into MQTEKPEGIIEPDITNESTTGIPYKVILFNDDVHSFDEVINQLMIAINCSFEHARALAFETHVKGKSVVFTGDLAKCLKVSSVLEEIALHTQIIS
- the ychF gene encoding redox-regulated ATPase YchF, with the translated sequence MQIGLVGLQFSGKTSLFNTLSKGATHSPGQKDEASIEVVKIPDERLDKLSKIFNPKKQVNATIEVFDIPGLRMSEDNKVKITSGFLNSVRNNDALFYIVRAFKDDSVPHPMNSINPLRDIEFLETEFLLSDLAFLENRLEKLKKDLQKSKDEKLKREIPLIEKCFAHCEKELPLRTLILDENDLKILGGYQLLTLKPLAIAVNYDESSIPLVDQEVKNLKDNLQKSGAMVIPFFAKIELELSQMSEEDQAVFMQDYGISESALAKILRTSYEILGLQSFFTVGEDECRAWTIKKNYNAQQAAGVIHTDFFNRFIRAEVVHYEDFLQHGSFNKCKEAGSWRLEGKEYIVKDGDILNIRHN
- the typA gene encoding translational GTPase TypA gives rise to the protein MKVENIRNLAIIAHVDHGKTTLVDYMLKQTGVWRANQQVDTRIMDSNQLEKERGITILAKNCSINYKGIKINIVDTPGHADFGGEVERTLRMVNGVLLLVDAAEGPLPQTKFVLKKSLDLGLKPIVVINKIDRKDARPNQVLNEVFDLFVSLGANDEQLDFPFVFAIAKQGIAKLQLEDERSDLEVLLEQIVKHVPPPTITDEPFRMLVSAIDYNDYLGRIGIGRVHSGKLSVGDQITLITREGEKFNSKISRLYTFENIKRVEVDELSAGDIGAFAGFEDVDIGNTICNPAFTEPLPFVAIDEPTLTMNFIVNNSPFAGLEGKYVTTRNLSERLSKELKTNVSLRVEMTQSPDVFKVSGRGELHLAILVENMRREGYELQLSKPEVIMKKIDDVLCEPFEHVIIDVPEEFVGVVIEKLGKRKGEMKNMISFNDNTRLEFLIPARGLIGYRSEFMTDTKGTGILHHNFHGYEPFKGEISNRTRGALISMESGVASAYAMWKLQERTLFFIEPGIKVYEGMVVGENSRDNDMRINVCKTKQLTNMRASGADEAIRLEPPRLLSLETAIEWINDDEYVEVTPQNIRVRKKYLTELDRKNARLAEKQSAG
- a CDS encoding aminoacyl-histidine dipeptidase encodes the protein MKAIDGLAPAVLWNRFYEISQIPRPSKHEERIRLYLRNFAGTNNLEFREDKVGNIVITIPPKPGFENVPGIVLQSHVDMVCEKNKNTDHDFYNDPINLVRDGEWIKADGTTLGADNGIGVAAALAIATDNHFNHGPIELLFTVDEETGLTGANNLEPGFIKGKFLLNLDTEEDGFYYVGCAGGMDTMGSFKIESVQIDDSWLPYTIFVSGLKGGHSGINISDKRANAIKLLALLLNKLKVIDYYVVIISGGSKRNAIAREAEAQILIKSEYEAVLREKINEFSLESVLEFKSTDRDLKITFEKSESGKTGTVYTKDFTNKILNVLLSMPHGVVSMSPDIPGLVETSTNLATVVVENELMKIGTSQRSSIESAKKNIAASVKAVFDLAGAEVIVGDGYPGWQPNLDSKLLRLSRKVFKDLFGHTPELKAVHAGLECGILGDKYPGLEMISFGPTIEGAHSPDEKVKIEDVEKFYRLLKAILVEVSKTK